The following are from one region of the Bradyrhizobium sediminis genome:
- the accB gene encoding acetyl-CoA carboxylase biotin carboxyl carrier protein — protein MARQPDDKKTAKITSDDSGLIRELALLLDETSLTEIEIERAGLRVRVARNISIAASMPSHFQAPAAAPGAAAAAPVADIAKHPGVVPSPMVGTAYWASEPGAKPFIEVGTKVSVGQTLLIIEAMKTMNQIPSPRAGTVTQILVEDGQPVEFGEPLVIIE, from the coding sequence ATGGCGCGCCAGCCTGACGATAAAAAGACCGCAAAAATCACCAGCGACGACAGCGGGCTGATCCGCGAACTCGCGCTGCTGCTCGACGAGACCAGTCTCACCGAGATCGAGATCGAACGCGCCGGCCTGCGGGTGCGGGTCGCACGCAACATCAGCATCGCCGCATCGATGCCGTCGCATTTCCAGGCCCCCGCTGCCGCCCCGGGCGCGGCGGCCGCGGCTCCCGTCGCCGACATCGCAAAACACCCGGGCGTCGTGCCCTCGCCGATGGTCGGCACCGCCTATTGGGCGTCCGAACCCGGCGCCAAGCCGTTCATCGAGGTCGGCACCAAGGTATCGGTCGGGCAGACGCTCTTGATCATCGAGGCGATGAAGACGATGAACCAGATTCCGTCGCCACGCGCGGGCACGGTGACGCAGATCCTCGTCGAGGACGGCCAGCCGGTCGAATTCGGCGAACCGCTGGTGATTATTGAGTAG
- the accC gene encoding acetyl-CoA carboxylase biotin carboxylase subunit translates to MFDKILIANRGEIALRILRACKELGISTVAVHSTADADAMHVRLADESVCIGPPPSKDSYLNVPALLAACEITGADAVHPGYGFLSENARFAEILAEHNLHFIGPKAEHIRLMGDKIEAKKTAKRLGIPVVPGSDGGVGPDDDAMAIAQEIGFPVLVKAAAGGGGRGMKVAHSAEGLMLALSTASNEAKSAFGDASVYLEKYLQKPRHIEIQILGDGRGGAIHLGERDCSLQRRHQKVWEEGPSPVLAAAARAKIGATCAKAMQDMKYLGVGTIEFLYEDGEFYFIEMNTRIQVEHPVTEMITDIDLVLEQIRIAAGGELPATQDEIQIIGHAIECRINAENPQTFRPSPGKIMQYHPPGGLGVRIDSAVYQGYVIPPYYDSLVGKLIVHGKTRGECLMRLRRALDEMVVEGIETTLPLFRALVREPDIIDGDYHIHWLEQYLAG, encoded by the coding sequence ATGTTCGACAAGATCCTGATAGCCAACCGCGGCGAGATCGCACTGCGCATCCTGCGCGCGTGCAAGGAACTCGGCATCTCCACCGTCGCGGTGCATTCCACCGCCGACGCCGACGCCATGCATGTGCGGCTCGCCGACGAGAGCGTCTGCATCGGCCCGCCGCCGTCGAAGGACAGCTACCTCAACGTGCCGGCGCTGCTGGCCGCCTGCGAGATCACCGGCGCGGACGCGGTGCATCCCGGTTACGGCTTTCTGTCGGAAAACGCCCGCTTCGCCGAAATCCTCGCCGAACACAATCTGCATTTCATCGGGCCGAAGGCCGAGCACATCCGCCTGATGGGCGACAAGATCGAGGCCAAGAAGACCGCCAAGCGGCTCGGCATTCCCGTGGTGCCGGGCTCCGACGGCGGCGTCGGCCCCGACGACGACGCCATGGCGATCGCGCAAGAGATCGGCTTTCCGGTGCTGGTCAAGGCAGCAGCCGGCGGCGGCGGCCGCGGCATGAAGGTCGCGCACTCGGCCGAAGGCCTGATGCTGGCGCTGTCGACCGCTTCCAACGAGGCCAAGTCGGCGTTCGGCGACGCCTCGGTCTATCTCGAAAAATACCTGCAGAAGCCGCGCCACATCGAAATCCAGATTCTCGGCGACGGCCGCGGCGGCGCCATCCATCTCGGCGAGCGCGACTGCTCGCTGCAGCGGCGCCACCAGAAGGTCTGGGAAGAAGGCCCCTCGCCGGTGCTGGCGGCGGCGGCGCGCGCCAAGATCGGCGCCACCTGCGCCAAGGCGATGCAGGATATGAAATATCTCGGCGTCGGCACCATCGAATTCCTGTACGAGGACGGCGAGTTCTATTTCATCGAAATGAACACCCGCATCCAGGTCGAACATCCCGTCACCGAGATGATCACCGACATCGATCTGGTGCTGGAGCAGATCCGCATCGCCGCCGGCGGCGAGTTGCCGGCGACGCAGGATGAGATCCAGATTATCGGCCACGCCATCGAATGCCGGATCAACGCGGAAAATCCGCAGACCTTCCGGCCCTCGCCGGGCAAGATCATGCAATATCATCCGCCGGGAGGCCTCGGGGTGAGGATCGATTCCGCGGTCTATCAGGGCTACGTCATCCCGCCCTATTACGACTCGCTGGTCGGCAAGCTGATCGTCCATGGCAAGACCCGCGGCGAATGCCTGATGCGGCTGCGCCGCGCGCTGGACGAAATGGTGGTGGAAGGCATCGAGACCACGCTGCCGCTGTTCCGCGCCCTGGTGCGGGAACCCGATATCATCGACGGCGATTACCATATCCACTGGCTTGAACAGTATCTGGCCGGCTAG
- the aat gene encoding leucyl/phenylalanyl-tRNA--protein transferase, producing the protein MTSRDSASSDITPEVLLRAYACGIFPMAESADDPTLFWVEPEMRGVIPLDGFRVSSRLKRTVRSDVFTVTVNTAFKAVISGCAAPQAGRDDTWINKRIRDLYVGLHAIGHAHSVEAWQDGDLVGGLYGVSLGRAFFGESMFHTARDASKVALVHLVARLIEGGFELLDTQYVTEHLRSFGAVEISRRRYIALLDKAIKGGNADFLKLRVDRPVSGAEALEIIAARG; encoded by the coding sequence ATGACGTCACGCGACTCCGCCTCTTCCGACATCACGCCCGAAGTGCTGCTGCGCGCCTATGCCTGCGGCATCTTCCCGATGGCCGAGAGCGCCGACGATCCGACCCTGTTCTGGGTCGAGCCGGAAATGCGCGGGGTTATCCCGCTCGACGGCTTTCGCGTCTCTTCGCGGCTTAAGCGCACCGTGCGCTCCGACGTATTCACCGTCACGGTCAACACTGCCTTCAAGGCGGTGATCTCAGGCTGCGCCGCGCCGCAAGCAGGCCGCGACGACACCTGGATCAACAAGCGCATCCGCGATCTCTATGTGGGCTTGCACGCAATCGGGCATGCCCATAGCGTGGAGGCCTGGCAGGACGGCGACCTGGTCGGCGGATTGTACGGCGTCAGCCTCGGCCGCGCCTTCTTCGGCGAGAGCATGTTTCATACCGCCCGCGACGCCTCCAAGGTGGCGCTGGTGCATCTGGTGGCGCGGCTGATCGAAGGCGGCTTCGAACTGCTCGACACCCAATACGTCACCGAGCATCTGCGCAGCTTCGGCGCGGTCGAGATCTCGCGGCGCCGCTATATCGCGCTGCTCGACAAGGCGATCAAGGGCGGTAACGCCGATTTCCTGAAGCTAAGGGTTGATCGTCCCGTCAGCGGCGCAGAAGCGCTGGAGATCATCGCCGCGCGCGGCTAG
- a CDS encoding DUF2155 domain-containing protein, with protein sequence MFRTIALTCLAALVAATTISLAPPARAQIGNIFSDPAPRPPGAIPRGGQPQQQPDDDEEVPELPRGRLLPTPNRPPPGQGAPPPGSVQSQPLAPPPGTTVIPQNTQPGIAVAPPQPGAAPLPGLPPGQRQPKGVPQSPASLQPGDEVVTEPPAQKIVNKKASFSGLDKITGRIINFDEDIGETVQFGALRVKTDACYTRPATEAANTDAFVEVDEITLQGEVKRIFSGWMYAASPGLHGVEHPIYDIWLTDCKGPETTIVTAAPEVVKPPPPPPQQKRAPPKQQVQRSSPPPQPQFQQQPPPPPPPQQRPGGLFGGLFGN encoded by the coding sequence ATGTTTCGAACCATTGCCCTGACCTGTCTTGCGGCCCTGGTAGCCGCCACGACGATCTCGCTTGCGCCGCCGGCGCGCGCGCAGATCGGCAATATCTTTTCCGATCCCGCGCCGCGGCCGCCCGGCGCCATCCCGCGGGGCGGTCAGCCGCAACAGCAGCCCGACGACGACGAGGAAGTGCCGGAGCTGCCGCGGGGCCGGCTGCTGCCGACCCCCAACCGGCCGCCGCCGGGGCAGGGCGCGCCGCCTCCCGGATCGGTGCAGTCGCAGCCCCTGGCGCCGCCGCCCGGCACCACCGTCATCCCCCAGAATACCCAGCCCGGCATTGCGGTGGCGCCGCCGCAGCCCGGCGCCGCGCCGCTGCCGGGATTGCCGCCGGGACAGCGCCAGCCGAAGGGTGTGCCGCAGTCCCCGGCCTCGCTGCAACCCGGCGACGAGGTGGTCACCGAGCCGCCGGCGCAGAAGATCGTCAACAAGAAGGCGAGCTTCTCCGGACTCGACAAGATCACCGGGCGCATCATCAATTTCGACGAGGATATCGGCGAGACCGTCCAGTTCGGCGCGCTGCGGGTGAAAACCGACGCCTGCTACACGCGCCCCGCCACCGAGGCCGCCAACACCGACGCCTTCGTCGAGGTCGACGAGATCACGCTGCAGGGCGAGGTGAAGCGGATTTTCTCCGGCTGGATGTATGCCGCGAGCCCCGGCCTGCACGGCGTCGAGCATCCGATCTACGATATCTGGCTGACCGACTGCAAAGGTCCGGAAACCACCATCGTGACCGCGGCGCCCGAGGTGGTGAAACCGCCGCCACCGCCGCCGCAGCAGAAGCGTGCCCCGCCGAAGCAGCAGGTCCAGCGTTCATCGCCGCCGCCACAGCCGCAATTCCAGCAGCAGCCCCCGCCGCCGCCCCCTCCGCAGCAGCGGCCCGGCGGCCTGTTCGGCGGACTGTTCGGGAATTAG
- a CDS encoding SDR family NAD(P)-dependent oxidoreductase encodes MTDRIRLDGRVAVVTGAAGVIGTATMRLLAERGARLVAVDRREQDLRTAIKDLPASAQALTVTADVTDEDEVAGYVRAAIEKFGTIDAFYNNAGIEGDIKPITEYSLESFRRVLDVNVVGVFLGMKHVLPVMLKQNKGSIINTASIAGLMGSPLIAVYSASKHAVIGLTKTASWECTGTGVRVNCVCPGLIDSRMLSTILQGRSPGNAPPPNDKIVDRIPARRLGQASEVASIVAFLASDEASYVSGSAYTVDGGRTAA; translated from the coding sequence ATGACCGATCGAATTCGGCTGGACGGCAGGGTTGCCGTTGTCACGGGAGCGGCCGGCGTCATTGGAACCGCGACCATGCGGCTCCTGGCCGAACGCGGCGCCCGCCTGGTCGCGGTCGACCGCAGGGAGCAGGACCTCAGGACCGCCATCAAGGACCTGCCCGCCTCGGCGCAGGCGCTGACCGTCACCGCCGACGTCACCGATGAGGATGAGGTCGCAGGCTATGTCCGCGCTGCAATCGAAAAATTCGGCACCATCGACGCCTTCTACAACAACGCCGGCATCGAGGGCGACATCAAGCCGATCACCGAATATTCGCTGGAGAGCTTTCGCCGTGTGCTCGACGTCAACGTGGTCGGGGTGTTCCTGGGGATGAAGCACGTGCTGCCCGTGATGCTGAAGCAGAACAAGGGCAGCATCATCAACACCGCCTCGATCGCCGGCCTGATGGGATCGCCGCTGATCGCGGTCTACAGCGCCAGCAAGCATGCGGTGATCGGGCTGACCAAGACCGCTTCGTGGGAATGCACCGGCACCGGCGTGCGCGTCAATTGCGTCTGCCCCGGCCTGATCGACAGCCGGATGCTGAGCACCATCCTGCAGGGCCGCAGCCCCGGCAACGCGCCTCCTCCCAACGACAAGATCGTCGACCGGATTCCGGCGCGGAGACTGGGACAGGCCTCCGAGGTCGCTTCCATCGTGGCCTTCCTGGCGTCCGACGAAGCAAGCTATGTTTCCGGCTCGGCCTACACCGTCGATGGCGGACGCACCGCCGCGTAA
- a CDS encoding alpha/beta hydrolase — protein MPAILDPDAAAVFKAFQEAGRPPYETLSPAEAREFYLAGRVVSNPEPPELESVEPLSIPAPHGSIPARVYTPKHPRKADGLAPVLVFFHGGGWVIGDLDSHDVVCRKLADEGQMIVISVDYRLAPEHKFPAAVDDSIAATKWIAENAKQLGIDASRLSVGGDSAGGNLAAVVAIAARDGNGPAIAGQVLIYPATDFAMTHPSHREPETSILLTHSVIRWFSDHYLNGAADVHDWRASPARAKTLIGLPPAYVLTAGADPLRDEGDDYARQLKEAGVPVTYRHFPGQFHGFFTMGKLLQQANVAASEIGIWLKALN, from the coding sequence ATGCCCGCCATTCTCGATCCCGATGCCGCCGCCGTATTCAAGGCTTTCCAGGAAGCCGGCCGCCCGCCCTACGAAACGCTGTCGCCGGCGGAAGCCCGCGAGTTCTACCTGGCCGGCCGCGTCGTCTCCAACCCGGAGCCGCCCGAGCTTGAATCGGTGGAGCCGCTTTCGATCCCCGCCCCGCACGGCTCGATCCCGGCCCGCGTCTACACGCCGAAGCATCCGCGCAAGGCCGACGGTCTGGCGCCGGTGCTGGTGTTCTTTCACGGCGGCGGCTGGGTGATCGGTGATCTCGATTCCCACGACGTGGTGTGCCGCAAGCTCGCCGACGAAGGACAGATGATCGTGATCTCGGTCGATTATCGCCTGGCGCCCGAACACAAATTCCCGGCGGCGGTGGATGACTCGATCGCTGCGACCAAGTGGATTGCCGAAAACGCAAAGCAACTCGGCATCGATGCTTCAAGGCTGAGCGTCGGCGGCGACAGCGCCGGCGGCAACCTCGCCGCGGTGGTGGCGATCGCCGCCCGCGACGGCAACGGGCCCGCCATCGCAGGCCAGGTGCTGATCTATCCGGCCACCGATTTTGCCATGACGCATCCTTCGCACCGCGAGCCGGAGACCAGCATCCTGCTGACGCATTCGGTGATCCGCTGGTTCAGCGATCATTATCTGAACGGCGCCGCCGACGTGCACGACTGGCGGGCATCGCCGGCGCGAGCCAAAACCCTGATCGGCCTGCCGCCGGCCTATGTGCTGACCGCCGGCGCCGATCCCCTGCGCGACGAAGGCGACGATTATGCGAGGCAACTGAAGGAAGCCGGCGTGCCGGTGACGTACCGGCACTTTCCCGGCCAGTTCCACGGCTTCTTCACCATGGGCAAATTGCTGCAGCAGGCCAACGTCGCCGCAAGCGAGATCGGCATCTGGCTGAAGGCGCTGAACTAG
- a CDS encoding SLC13 family permease, whose amino-acid sequence MEPIVVFGIPVDFILFALTLLGVALFHRHTLPVALTGLAAIIVYKLAFTGFKFGVGLGGLGHHMAHEWVTLANLFLLLMGFALLSRHFEESRIPDEMPALLPDDWKGGLALLCIVFVLSSFLDNIAAALIGGTVARHVFKGKVHIGYLAAIVAASNAGGSGSVVGDTTTTMMWIAGVSPLSVVEAYVAAIIAMLVFAVPASIQQHRYSPIQKDPPKGLKIDPARVFIVAAILAAALAANITANLKFPALLDTIPVLGLAVWAVILLTAGLRAPDWKVMPETFKGTIFLLALVTAASMMPVEKLPIASWQTALGLGFVSAVFDNIPLTALALKQGGYDWGYLAYAVGFGGSMIWFGSSAGVALSNMYPEAKSVGRWITQGWFVTVAYVIGFFVMLVVLGWHADVPLK is encoded by the coding sequence ATCGAACCGATCGTGGTGTTTGGAATACCCGTCGATTTCATCCTGTTCGCGCTGACGCTGCTCGGCGTGGCGCTGTTCCATCGCCACACGCTTCCAGTGGCGCTGACCGGGCTTGCGGCCATCATTGTCTACAAGCTGGCCTTCACCGGATTCAAATTCGGCGTCGGCCTCGGCGGTCTCGGCCACCATATGGCGCATGAATGGGTCACGCTGGCCAACCTGTTCCTGCTGCTGATGGGATTTGCGCTATTGTCCCGGCATTTCGAGGAGAGCCGAATTCCGGACGAGATGCCGGCGCTGCTGCCCGACGACTGGAAGGGCGGCCTCGCGCTGCTGTGCATCGTGTTCGTATTGTCGAGCTTTCTCGACAATATCGCAGCCGCCCTGATCGGCGGCACGGTGGCGCGGCACGTCTTCAAGGGCAAGGTTCATATCGGCTATCTCGCCGCCATCGTTGCGGCCTCGAACGCTGGCGGATCCGGCAGCGTGGTCGGCGACACCACCACGACCATGATGTGGATCGCCGGCGTCAGCCCGCTCAGCGTGGTCGAAGCCTATGTTGCCGCCATCATTGCGATGCTGGTGTTCGCCGTTCCGGCGTCGATCCAGCAGCATCGGTACTCTCCGATTCAAAAGGATCCGCCGAAGGGATTGAAGATCGACCCGGCGCGGGTGTTCATCGTCGCGGCCATTCTGGCGGCGGCGCTGGCGGCCAACATCACGGCGAACCTGAAATTCCCGGCGCTTCTGGATACGATCCCCGTGCTCGGGCTTGCGGTCTGGGCCGTCATCCTGCTGACCGCGGGCTTGCGGGCGCCGGACTGGAAGGTCATGCCGGAGACTTTCAAGGGCACCATCTTCCTGCTGGCGCTGGTCACCGCAGCCTCGATGATGCCGGTCGAAAAACTCCCCATTGCCTCGTGGCAGACGGCGCTCGGTCTCGGCTTCGTCTCGGCGGTGTTCGACAACATCCCGCTCACCGCGCTGGCGCTGAAGCAAGGCGGCTACGACTGGGGCTATCTCGCCTATGCCGTTGGTTTCGGCGGCTCGATGATCTGGTTCGGCTCTTCGGCCGGCGTGGCGCTGTCCAACATGTATCCGGAAGCGAAGTCGGTCGGACGCTGGATCACCCAGGGCTGGTTCGTCACCGTCGCCTACGTGATAGGATTCTTCGTGATGCTCGTCGTGCTCGGCTGGCACGCCGACGTGCCGCTGAAGTAA
- a CDS encoding GlxA family transcriptional regulator, protein MIGVLIFPDFQLLDAAGPISAFEVGARFARQPPSIKVLAVKPGPVRSSSGVEMLARGLQPSAAITTLIVAGGEGVREAATCAKTLGFVRRLAKRGIRVASVCSGAYILAEAGVLDGRRATTHWQRTRHFLKAYPRVKLEPDRIFVRDGNIWSSAGISAGIDLSLAMVAEDYGDEIAQQAARQLVLYHRRSGGQSQFSSLLELKAPTGRFGPLLAWAREHLDAPLTVEDMAEQAGMSSRHFARAFIAETGTTPSKAVERLRIEVARQRVQSSSEAIERVAETTGFRDPERMRRAFIRAFGQPPQSLRRAARAGQP, encoded by the coding sequence ATGATCGGCGTGCTGATATTTCCCGATTTCCAATTGCTGGATGCCGCCGGGCCGATCTCGGCGTTCGAGGTCGGGGCCCGCTTCGCGCGCCAGCCGCCGTCGATCAAGGTGCTGGCGGTGAAGCCGGGCCCGGTTCGCAGTTCTTCCGGCGTCGAGATGCTGGCGCGCGGCCTGCAGCCGTCAGCCGCGATCACGACCCTGATCGTGGCCGGCGGCGAGGGGGTGCGGGAGGCGGCGACCTGCGCGAAGACGCTCGGCTTCGTGCGGAGATTGGCCAAGCGCGGTATCCGCGTCGCCAGCGTGTGCTCCGGCGCCTATATCCTGGCCGAAGCCGGCGTGCTCGACGGCCGCCGCGCCACCACGCACTGGCAGCGCACCCGGCACTTCCTCAAGGCCTATCCGCGGGTGAAGCTGGAGCCCGACCGGATCTTCGTCCGCGACGGCAATATCTGGAGTTCGGCCGGGATCAGCGCCGGCATCGATCTGTCGCTGGCGATGGTCGCGGAAGATTACGGCGACGAGATCGCGCAGCAGGCCGCGCGCCAGCTCGTGCTCTACCACCGCCGCAGCGGCGGCCAGTCGCAATTTTCCTCGCTGCTGGAATTGAAGGCGCCGACGGGGCGGTTCGGGCCGCTACTCGCCTGGGCGCGCGAACATCTCGACGCGCCGCTGACGGTGGAGGACATGGCCGAGCAGGCCGGCATGAGTTCGCGGCACTTTGCGCGTGCCTTCATTGCCGAGACCGGCACCACGCCGTCGAAGGCGGTGGAGCGCCTGCGAATCGAAGTAGCCCGCCAGCGCGTGCAGTCCTCCTCTGAGGCGATCGAGCGTGTCGCTGAAACCACCGGCTTTCGCGATCCCGAGCGGATGCGCCGCGCCTTCATCCGCGCCTTCGGCCAGCCGCCGCAATCGCTGCGCCGCGCGGCGCGGGCGGGGCAGCCATAG
- a CDS encoding DJ-1/PfpI family protein — protein MSAPLQIGIVLFPRVTQLDFTGPLQVFSSVPGAKVHLIWKRIEPVASDSVLTITPTVSFADCPQLDVICVPGGFGTDDMVNDEEMLAFLRKQAGGAKYITSVCTGSLVLGAAGLLRGYRATTHWTAIDYLGEFGATPTRTRVCVDRNRITGGGVTAGIDFALTLVSILVDRRTAEAVQLRLEYNPAPPFNAGSPDTAPPEILAFMKDRIAASQARRGEMIHRAAARLA, from the coding sequence ATGTCCGCGCCGCTTCAGATCGGTATCGTGCTGTTTCCGCGGGTAACGCAACTCGACTTCACCGGGCCGCTGCAGGTGTTCTCCAGCGTGCCGGGCGCCAAGGTGCATCTGATCTGGAAGCGGATCGAACCGGTCGCCAGCGACTCGGTGCTGACGATCACGCCGACCGTCAGCTTCGCCGATTGCCCGCAGCTCGACGTGATCTGCGTGCCGGGCGGGTTCGGCACCGACGACATGGTCAATGACGAGGAGATGCTCGCCTTCCTGCGCAAGCAGGCCGGCGGCGCCAAATACATCACCTCGGTGTGCACGGGATCGCTGGTGCTGGGCGCGGCCGGCCTGCTGAGAGGCTATCGCGCGACCACGCACTGGACCGCGATCGATTATCTCGGCGAGTTCGGCGCGACGCCGACCAGGACGCGGGTCTGCGTCGACCGCAACCGCATCACCGGCGGCGGCGTTACCGCAGGCATCGATTTCGCGCTGACGCTGGTGTCGATCCTGGTCGACCGGCGCACCGCCGAGGCGGTTCAGCTCAGGCTCGAATACAACCCGGCGCCGCCGTTCAATGCCGGTTCGCCGGATACCGCACCGCCGGAAATCCTCGCCTTCATGAAAGACCGGATCGCAGCCTCGCAAGCGCGCCGCGGCGAGATGATTCATCGCGCCGCGGCACGGCTGGCTTAG
- the ltrA gene encoding group II intron reverse transcriptase/maturase, producing the protein MSMWRASHQMPARAGRPGVGRGESACGSGSDEARLPRHEPKDTGSALLLAVLARENLQRAWKRVRANKGVAGVDGLDIDQTAAHLRTAWPVLREQLLSGTYRPSPVRRVTIPKPEGGERELGIPTVTDRLIQQALLQVLQPILDPTFSEHSYGFRPGRSAHDAVLVAQSYVQSGRRIVVDVDLEKFFDRVDHDILIDRLQKRIGDTGVIRLIRAYLNSGIMDDGVVRTRMMGTPQGGPLSPLLANVLLDEVDKALERRGHCFVRYADDANVYVRSRRAGERVMALLRRLYGKLRLTINETKSAVTGVFGRKFLGYGFWPGPGGVIKRKVADKPLRTFKQCIRQLTGRNGGRSMQDVVDHLRPYIRGWKAYFRLAQTPRVWRELDRWLRHRLRAIQLKQWKRGTTMYRELLALGAKLDVARKVAANSRRWWRNSGMLLNAVLTLNWSDRLGLPRLS; encoded by the coding sequence ATGTCGATGTGGCGAGCATCGCATCAGATGCCTGCGCGAGCAGGGCGGCCCGGGGTAGGACGCGGTGAATCCGCGTGTGGCTCGGGCAGCGATGAAGCTCGTCTCCCGCGGCATGAACCGAAGGACACAGGGTCAGCGCTGCTTCTAGCGGTACTGGCGAGAGAGAACCTGCAACGGGCGTGGAAGCGGGTGCGGGCCAACAAAGGCGTAGCCGGTGTAGACGGTCTGGATATTGACCAGACTGCCGCGCATCTACGCACGGCGTGGCCCGTGCTCCGCGAGCAACTGTTGTCGGGGACGTACCGGCCCAGTCCGGTGCGACGGGTGACGATCCCCAAGCCTGAGGGTGGGGAGCGCGAGCTTGGCATCCCGACGGTGACGGATCGTCTGATCCAGCAGGCGCTGCTGCAAGTGCTGCAGCCCATTCTTGATCCAACCTTCAGCGAGCACAGCTACGGCTTCCGGCCGGGCCGAAGCGCGCATGACGCCGTCCTTGTGGCGCAGTCATACGTGCAATCGGGCCGCCGGATCGTGGTGGACGTGGACCTGGAAAAGTTCTTTGACCGGGTCGATCACGACATCCTCATCGACCGCCTCCAGAAACGGATCGGGGACACCGGGGTCATCCGGCTGATCCGTGCGTATCTGAACAGCGGGATCATGGACGATGGCGTGGTCCGGACGCGCATGATGGGGACGCCGCAGGGCGGCCCGCTATCGCCGCTGCTGGCCAACGTCCTGCTCGATGAAGTGGACAAGGCGCTGGAACGTCGGGGCCATTGCTTCGTGCGCTACGCCGACGATGCGAACGTCTACGTTCGCAGCCGCCGGGCGGGCGAACGGGTGATGGCGCTGCTTCGGCGGCTCTACGGCAAACTGCGCTTGACGATCAACGAGACCAAAAGCGCAGTGACCGGTGTGTTCGGTCGCAAGTTCCTCGGCTACGGCTTCTGGCCGGGGCCGGGTGGTGTGATCAAACGCAAGGTTGCTGACAAGCCGCTGAGGACGTTCAAGCAGTGCATCCGGCAACTGACCGGCCGCAATGGCGGGCGCAGTATGCAGGATGTGGTGGATCATCTGCGGCCCTACATTCGGGGATGGAAGGCTTACTTCCGGCTGGCGCAAACCCCACGGGTCTGGCGAGAGCTCGACCGGTGGCTGCGTCATCGGCTGCGTGCCATCCAGCTCAAGCAGTGGAAGCGCGGCACGACCATGTACAGGGAATTGCTGGCGCTGGGAGCCAAGCTTGACGTTGCGCGAAAGGTGGCGGCCAACAGCCGTCGCTGGTGGCGTAACAGCGGCATGCTCCTCAACGCCGTGTTGACCCTGAACTGGTCGGACCGGCTGGGACTGCCCCGGCTCTCATGA